Proteins from a single region of Abyssalbus ytuae:
- a CDS encoding carbohydrate kinase family protein: MINVFCIGEILIDFVAEKQGNDLSKADNFIKKAGGAPANVAAAISKLKGKSYFVGAVGKDPFGLFLKNTLKNLNVLTTHLQEKEIFTTLAFVSIAENGERDFVFSRGADAFLDYDPNFKTKLKESLVHFGSATAFLEGNLESTYSLYLNEAVTNDCFISFDPNFRTDLWKNNEQDFIKKSIAFIEKADFSKFSIEEAQLISGETDIEKACDKLHKYGTKIIAVTLGSEGTYLSTLSHKEIIKSIKVNPIDTTGAGDAFVGCFLKLVADLKNPKVDLEDFILLKKMIKTANVAGALTTTNYGAIASLPTMETIKRYE; this comes from the coding sequence ATGATAAACGTGTTTTGTATAGGTGAAATTTTGATTGATTTTGTAGCTGAAAAACAAGGAAATGATCTTTCAAAAGCAGACAATTTTATAAAGAAAGCCGGTGGAGCACCTGCAAATGTAGCTGCAGCAATTAGTAAACTTAAAGGGAAGTCTTATTTTGTTGGTGCTGTTGGGAAAGACCCTTTTGGATTATTTTTGAAAAACACATTAAAAAATTTAAATGTATTAACTACTCACCTTCAGGAAAAAGAAATCTTTACCACACTAGCTTTTGTATCAATTGCTGAAAATGGCGAAAGAGACTTTGTTTTTAGCCGGGGGGCTGATGCCTTTTTAGACTACGATCCAAACTTCAAAACAAAGTTAAAAGAAAGTTTAGTTCACTTCGGGTCGGCCACAGCTTTTCTGGAAGGAAACCTTGAAAGCACCTATTCTTTATACCTGAATGAGGCGGTAACCAATGATTGTTTTATAAGTTTCGATCCTAATTTCAGAACTGATTTATGGAAAAACAACGAACAGGATTTTATTAAAAAAAGTATTGCATTTATTGAAAAAGCTGATTTTTCTAAATTCAGCATCGAAGAAGCTCAATTGATTTCGGGAGAAACAGATATAGAGAAAGCCTGTGATAAACTTCATAAATACGGCACCAAAATTATAGCCGTTACCCTGGGAAGTGAAGGCACTTATTTAAGTACACTTTCACATAAAGAAATTATTAAAAGCATAAAAGTGAATCCTATAGACACTACAGGAGCCGGTGATGCCTTTGTGGGTTGCTTTTTGAAACTTGTTGCTGATTTAAAAAACCCTAAAGTGGATTTAGAAGATTTTATTTTACTCAAAAAAATGATAAAAACTGCTAATGTTGCCGGTGCTTTAACCACCACCAATTACGGTGCGATAGCTTCATTACCCACTATGGAAACAATAAAACGCTATGAATAA